The Cydia splendana chromosome 2, ilCydSple1.2, whole genome shotgun sequence nucleotide sequence TCCTACCTGATGAGCTTTTAATAGTTATAACTGTAGTCACAAGcttataactaaataaatatattacccagtggcggatttgccctaaggccaagtaggcccgggcctagggcggcaagtttATTGGGGGCGACAAATTGTGataaaaaattcgctgatgataacaagaaataactcaaaatgtagtcgatatgatgggtgctgagaaagggggcaaagactgcaaatccgccactgatatTACCTGACATCGCTGAATACTTTTCAAAAGGTTTTCAGGTGTAACATTGTCCACGAAAACTACTCTCCTCCCTAAAGAAAGGAACTTGAAAGTCATGAACGTGTCGTAATTATGATACCATTCTCCGAATAGAAAAACGGTTTTTAGGGAATCGTCTTCGAAActgtaagtaaataattaaattagtttttacAGTACCTATACATAGGGCGGTAACTATAAATAATACGTGcttatgtcgaaaatttaaagggctatATGTAAGTACTGTTAAACGTTGtaaaatacacgtgcgaaaaggtaattcgcaacacATGTCGATTCCTTTTGGTCGTGTTTCAATTAGTCGCCActtgttgcgaatttcctatttttcgaacttgtatcgtaatgtacacaacacaacacactCATCCAATCTGAATTCTTCAAATTATACCTAAAGATTTCTAATTAGAACACTGTAACTTAATTTCATTCGtattacttgttttatttgttacttaggtaattatttacttactctTTTGGTAAGCTGTTTAAAATGCAATTTAAATGTGTCAGTTGGACTCCCTTTGGCATGCCAGTCGTGCCAGATGAGTACAGGATTAGAGCGGTGTCTGTTTGTCCTTGTACTGTAGCTGGCTCAAAAGTGGTTACATCTGTTTGTTTTGTACGCAAAGTCTTCAAAGATATCTCGATATCATCATGCTCGTCAAAACAAATATAATGTTCTATAAAATCCATTGTTTGCAATATGTCTCCATATGTTTTCCAAAATAATCCAGAACAAATGAAATATTTAGGTCTGGTCAAATTTAGTTTGTGCTTTAAGCCAGCTGAAAAAAAAGCATTTATTCCTTTATAAGAAGCAAACGTAATATGTGATCCGATAGGGAATTGGCCTATTACACGCAGAGAAGGCTAAACTAGTTACCATATtgaattgttacatattttaacCAACAGGCCAATCacattagattttttccaggaattaattcccagcaagctgggaATTGTCTTattaccttcatttggttctagaTTAGCGTAATCCCAGTTTACTCCATTCCAAGAGTTGTGGAAATTTTTTTGCTCCTTTTCAGTTTTTCGCTTGTAGATGaaaaacggtacgtccgacggaaaattttctctaatcatgataaaaaattacatctgaggatccgaaagatACATTAATAAATGAGTTCGTAGTCTAAGATTGTATAATCGTGTTAAAatccgaatttttttttcaccagtgtctgatccacaacaacctggctggtagtgacattgtaattgatggtcccttctacatcgagtggttttatcaatccaaggtaaaataTATCTCTCAAGgcccccaaaatttatccacacctcctgggatagAGAAAACTCGGATTATACGAATTTAGGACCTAATTAAGGTATCAAAATGATttctagcttgctgggaattaattcctcaaaacgcttttttcGGACCTATATTGATTGGCCTACAAGGGCAAAGCCATGAAAAATTAACACGAAAACTAGATCATATTTGCAAGGGCAAACTTAACCAAAAGCTTACTAGGTTATTCAATTCAATTGTATATATCTCACAATTTTGAAATCCTTCACTTGCTCGGCTATCAAATCAATTAGCACGAAGGTGAAACAAaccttgtaaaacaaaataGATTGTACCTACACCTAAACCTAATGCTGAATGCTTTTCGTCTTATCcagtttttataattatactaAATGACATCTcgtaatattttaataactatTAATTAGCACGGTATTAGCACATTAAAATTAGAAACAATAATATTGGCATCGgccttaataaataattacctTACATTAAGAACACTTAAATACAAACCTCTTCCACTTTGTAAATCATATGGCGTATAAGCTGCTCCCGTAAAAACAACAGCTAAGGTTGTGGGTATAAACTGTACACGTTTCTCGCTGCCGATTCCAACGGTGTGACCACTCTTCACTCCCAAGCTTGTTAGAGAGACGGATAGGTCCACAGCATACTGAGTAAAATCCTTGTATGTTAAAGCCTCCCCCGAAAGAGCGTTTTCCTAAAGAAAGAAATAGACTCTAGTCGAAATCTGGAACACACCAGCCAAAAGGACAAACACAAGGTTGTGATTGGACTGGTTCGGGCTTTATAAGGAACgggataatgttttttttggaGTTGTAGTGAGAGTCGTGAGCGTTTTTTTATACAACTTATTTTCGGAAATGTTTACTGTATGTTGCATATTCATATTTATCAAGAATCAAAATTACCACGGGGTACCTACTCTACAAAACCATATACACGGTACTTTCGTGTAGAATATCACTGTTTTCTtcataatttacatgaaaactTTAAATACCGCAATGTTTTTCGCAACTGACACGACAAATACCTCTTCAAAAGTGGCAAACATAATTTTTGAGTTGTtggaattttgattttatttcaatcaatcaaatttaaaatttaattgacGTAATCGGTCAGGAGCCGACGGGCTACGATTTGAACTATCCAGTAGTTACCGGCCAAAAATATATCCGTAGTTAACTAGGAACCCTAAAGACCGTATTGTTAATTATAGGGACAGCTTTACTTAGCCGTTGtttttggtattatatttttatttcaaaattacgcatgtgtttaattagtgctttaataaggaacacatttcgtcctgggacctcgacgtaaagcatatggtttggacaaaatttacccaatcctctcgagtaacaattacgactgctgacaaatactacaagaaaatttgcggtttgcgaacataaatatacataatatatatacataatatcacaaaaaaaaatacgtactatgtaaacagcaattagccaattacacatgattcgtatagcgaaacatctggacatagcctaagcatttcttttcgttaaaaaaaagtttaggatctgtgcatggtggccttttagaaAATATGGCATGCTACTTACGACAACTATGACTTTGACATCTAATATAACTATCATGGAGCGTGTCTATCGACCCGCTCTAGCGATggatcaacgccatgaatgtcggttaggctttggttttaagcttattcttctagctgtctccgtcattacgcttgcatcagaaattgaagggattccaaaacgtggggtgaaaaatcgtttttatgtgaaaataaaaattcaccacatttattccgcaGCTGCTCAATTGAACAGTCATGATGaggacacttagataacatgttttggcagcctattaacctgttgttactttaaatcgtaccaaagagtcggtgaaatagtctcaaattcagctcgataggcttgtccggactgtatttgctatacggtattaaaagcatcctaaagtccctaaaataaaataaatgtcaaaccttcttaaatcagatatagcttaaaaataaaaataccctcagatcaaactcttagaacatagtaatacaaaataatacacatgccaacagttagaccaggtttaaTCTGTCCCTATACTTAACAATACAGTCTTTAAAAAGGTTTGCTAAAAACTTGAAGGTGATATATTTGAGACATTTGACACTTAAGTTAATCATTGTTGTCATTTAAGGAGTTTTGAATAAATCTCAGTCTCATCGTTCGTTAGTCCGAGTCTAGGCTGCGACGCCGacgttaaggggctacccgaggttttcatcgatttttgacaagtattgaatcgtatctcctacttttgcacttcagatagaattataaggcaaacggctatcggtttttcaatcttttatctccatttttgtctaccggaaagaaatgaataagtacttatttttttaaacattgtctaaaaaaacactttttttgaATCTCGATTGCTGTGAAAGATcgacgaaatctacatatttgggttcgtctttgacgtctcggaAAACGTGTCtagaattttaattttaaactaattaacacaaaagtcagaaaaccagtttttgacctaaaattgttcaactttgatgccaaatatctcgaagacagtGAACTTATAATAATCCCAAATAAATATGgaatactatattgcttaaagccgttgttCTTAATATGAAGCTACAAATTACATTAGAAAAccaagggattcagatcgaaggtcattggggcATGGGATCCCCTTAAGTAtcttattatagttattatgtTATAAAACTTATGTTATAAAGCTTAAATTTAACTTCGCATGTGTGGTTGAGGTGTACTTCATTATTCTGaaggtttttttatttgtttgcaTTTTTTATGTGTTCTGTTGCTATTTGGTTTCGAATTTGTTTGTCTTTGATGGGTTTCCCTAATAAAAGGTTTACCCTGCTGTTTGCTTATAAGATTGTACAATGCTTTGCAGATAAACAACAAATAACAGTATAATTAGTATATCTTATAGTATTGTAGTGTCCCTGGGTGCTATAATTTATTTGAGAATACCAGTAGGTGTCGACgaaatttaagtaggtaacttttaactaaattaactttcatttaccAATAGggggggatattactgcaatgttgtgccgtcagagtgcagcactaccgactcagtaaattcatagactaacttaaaccttaaactgttttttgacaaattttcacagacaataaaatatgacattgatgcatcaaggcggtttgtgaacaagggcctaccggtaaacgtgaaaatcgaaatttagttatctgcttCTTCATCGcttgaatatgcaagagtgatagagagattatagataacgaaatttcgattttcttgtttcgcggtaggccatgtgattgacgtgacgtgtgatgtgtcaatgtggtttgtttactgtatgtgccacaaaggtgccacctacgcagagctttgcctaatattccctattgcccGAGCTCtgcattttttagggttccgtacctcaaaaggaaaaaacggaacccttataggatgaTTCGTGCGTGTGCCTGtcggtccgtctgtcacagcccatttatTTATCAAgtagataattattattatttattattattgggagcctataatgtcccactgctgggcaaaggcctccccccactttttccagtcttcccgatcctgtgcagtctctggccattcccttaaaaaggagtctaactcgtctcgccatcgccgacgtggtCTGTCAATTCCTCGTTTTGAGCTGGGCTGCCACTCTGTGGCGATCATGGCCCACAGCTCACtcggcattcggcagacatgaccagcccagtcccactttagcttggCCGCTTTCCGAGCTACGTCGACTATTTTTGTTCtggagcgcagcgtggtgttccggATACGATCCATTAATTTCacacctaatatgctgcgctccatagctCGCTGGCAAACCCCTAGTTTGGACCTCTGACACGCCGTCAAAGACCAAGTTTGTGCACCGTAGGTGAGAATTGGAAGTATGCATATGTCCATGAGTCTACGCTTAAGTGACAAGGGGAGATCGCCTTTCATCAGATGTTTCATGGACCATTAGCTCATCCAGGCGTTTTCAGTCCGTCTTTCGACTTCCTTCCCTTGTCGCGCCTGGAAGGAAACTAGTTGGCCCAAGTAAATGTACTCCTGGACAAGTCaagtagataaaaaaaataaaatgcctCGAAAgtaagattttattatttttaattagcattatttgtaatttaattcaatttattttgttttaatttaaattatttgttttaattaaatcaaatttgttttgacctaatttgattaattagttttaagtatgttGTGTGCCCTAGCAGAGCGTCATGGATTGactttatttaattacttaacaCCTTTTTGATTTTATGTACATGATTTTacaatgaataaatgaaatgaaattaaataaataagatatATGTAGAAGATAAATTggtgtttttattgtatattgaGATATCCCCAAAAATACTTACCACGGCTACTTCGCTACTTTTGCACGCTTTTTTTAACCGCTCCAACATGTATTTGCCGAAATTCAAGTGCGCCGGTACTTGAACATTTTGATCTCCGTAAACGTAATTGCTGTTATACATCGCGACaaaatattaacattaatttattaaaacacaTGTACAGTCCCCGATTGCAACTGCAGTTGTGAggaatattataaaacaaatgcTACCGGTGCTTTTATATATTCGTATTGTGACACTatagataatattattattatgaccagaggtatttatatttattaacaatttgttatcTTCCTATAAGTCAATAAACGTTTTAttgtatttgttaattaataagaTTATAGGTATGCGTATTctgtgtaataaaatattttgctcAAGACCGAATTAGGTTGGTAGGAAAGTAAGTGGTTATAATAACCTCCTCTTATGAGGTTTACTTTAGGTATGTGCATTTATATACAAAAGTAGAGATAATTTTGTGTCAGATGAGAGCCAAAACATACTAATTACTACCCACAAGTTCAGAACCATCGTGAACAGTACTagtgaataggtaggtactagtgaaaacaaggttgattttaattatttttttgcaattagtgagttttggttgccACCTGACGATTTATCTTattagatcacaatttgtaacagGTCTATCGCAAACACTGGTCCAGTGGAAACATTTCTCAAATTCTTTATATGAAGGAAAAATTTGGGAAAAATCATCGTAGAATCAGAATACCGACCGAATGAAcgaattttatttgaaaatgaaGACTAAGTAAgagacgtatttaaaaaaaacttaccatTGCTACTTCCCCACTTTTTGATGCTTCTTTTAGCCGCTCCAAGATGTATTTGCCGAAACTCAAGTGCGCCGGTACTTGAACATTTTGGTCACCGTATACGTATAAACTATTGTTAAGCATTATAGACTATTTAATTTAAGAACACTAGTACGTTGTCAAAAGCGCAATAAAGCAATGGCAGACTCATTCGTTGGACTTTATATCAGTACTGATATATAACATATAACGATGTTTTCTACTATGTCAATAATTTGATTAATGTTGTTTGTTTAGAGGtaataacaaatatttaaaacCTAATTTGTTTTTGGACGTTTACCAAATTGAATTATAATTAACTAATTGTAAGATAGTAGTGCCCATACATTAAATGGGCAAGGCAAGACGACTTCTTAATTAAATTGGATTGTTTGAAGTCTTTATTCTTAGTCCTTATCATTGGTTCACGGTCGTCGTACCTTCTTAATGTGATTTGATACCTTAAGAGCTGCTGTTTTCTGTATAATTACTGCCACGTATCAGATAGTATCGTTTTATTTGGCCTTTTTATTAGCGCATTATAAACGGGATATTTTCTTATCCTGTTTAGGGTTTAATTGGTAACATATATACTTTTGAATGCCACCTTTCCTATacaataaagaacttatttcgaaaatattcatgtaatgaaaataattcaaataataaaagttgaaaccgtaaattgctaagtatcgATTGGCCGAGACAGTAAAGGGCACTGCACCGAGATTGTTCGATGTTACCTATTAATGGGAATAGCGGTCTCGGTTCAGTTCGAGTAGTTACTCGTTCACATTGCCAGACGTGAGTGGAGTTGGCAAAACAACTTGCAACGTCACTTGCAGGGTATTTTAACCCTTTAACGGGCAAGACTGAAAAAAAACCTCAATTCAGACCTCATCGCCATTCTACAGGTGGTCCAAACCTCGACGTCCAAAATTAgttttagattcctcacgtcgtggTCTATCAAAATATACCCCATGTACTTGGAGGATATAACCATAATTTGACACAGTCGCCGGTCAAAGGAACTGAGGTGGAAAGTTTCCTGTATAGTCCAAAAAATGCTGTACAAAAAAAACCAGgaaccgtcaaaaatattttttgatacacacttttattgttgactgtactttgcATGTCTGACAATTACGTCTCGAGATTTTTCAAATGAGTCTAAACTCTTGTGTTTATGTCTTGCCATCGAATAGTTCCTTTGGctaccttccgactgcatcatcagatcagctccatgttagcatattattgcattgtcttCGGAAATACGCGATgcgaaatttcagctcaatgaGACACCTGGAAGTGGATTAAATTTAAGTTTTGAACAATATTTGAAGCaccatatacatataggtaggtaggtgcaAAGAATATAGGTacgcagtgaagctaaataaaaatgtattaaaaaaaacatacaaccgatttgataacctcctccttttagatttggaagtcggttaaaaatacaaaaagatggTGTTACAGGATGGTCTTTTTTGAGACCTATACCCTATGAAGGATTAAACGGCCATAATATGTTAAAGCCAATGTTCATATTCATTAAGCATATAAAACaatcatatatgtatatatcatTGGCCTTTTcatctgtgtcagatgttttaagcagcatcTCGGTAACGACACTTGCGTCGTGGCTAACAATCATATGGTTCAAATAAAAcagaaaattaaatataatttcaacATTTCTTGGCGTACCTACAAAAAAgcataggtacagtcgacgtcaaagatatgtttacaatttttgccttattacaaaggagtaaggtgcaaaagtgtaaacatatttttgacgtcgactgtactagcATAGAGTTATGATATTTGACAGAGGGAGTGCCATttaagacaaactgtgacactgcaatggcggacggtttgaaagggtgcgtgtagacgagtgataccatgtaaTAAAAATTCTCCCCCAATggtgaaataattattttcaatatcgtccttgttttcaaataaaaaaattaagacagctttacgttagacaataaatacctatgtatCTGATTTTATAGGTCTTGAAAATGCGTAATGTTGCACTATTTCTTTGTGCAaacattattttcaataatgATATTTAGCATCGGAATAAAACCAGttcgtcatgtttttttaatttatacatttaactTGAAACATACCTATCtagttttaaacaaaaaagaaatataCATAACAAACAAACCTTAACtatcaaaattaaatattattcatgTAAACGTCCTTAATCTCCTTATTAGGTATCGGGAAATTACCATACCGACCTAGTTTGAAATTCACAATCAATAATTTAGCCATTTACCTAAATGATCTCTTTTAAtacataatgatttaataagaagggcatcaattgccctactttcgggaaattaccctattcaacttactggtcacactcctgtttcgcataaatttattaaaaatgaaatatcgtgATTTTACGTAGTACCTACTAATAACGTGATAATTGATAACTTACCTATGAAAAGTTATTCcatcactttttttctttcgatcggtacaattcttgcaggatttaacCACGCatgtgttagaatattgttattctatgtacaaattgtattacgtataaaactgacctgtttctctttgacatccaatgttgataatatattacactatttaaacacttaacacaacataacgtgaattttacagaatttgttatttatgagggtacgatacgaaaccacggttgacaagagaaacagtaagttaacctactactaagatttgtaaactactttgaagtgattatatttcgtattaatattactgattaataattatgtatgacggagtttattgaaaagatGGTCTGATAGTTTTATAACGGTAttcgatattcgatttatcgactgtcgatattcgtttccgcttacaggaaacatggaatccagtcattagtaaatgtaagcggaaacgaaaacgataaatcgaatatcgttagtgttgtgtgtagacagagtgacatccctagtgcgcaaaacgttcaaactgataaacaagaccaagtgcgggtagttcgaaaaactcgcgcggctagaagatgttgatgtcaacttgagccagtcttctccgagaccacggggacaacgccgtcctcgaaacgtcggaggtaaatcttaaaacttaaatacgcgattaagtcccgttgtgcagtttgataaggTATGTACTGTTGCTACAGGAGTAAGAAGCAACTCCCTTTCAAAGCTAGGTACCCCAATGTACCTTATATGTGCCTTTTATTTTAAGTAGCGGTAGGGAAGAACTCAACGTTCtgtcgtatcaggctgtcaaAGAGAAGGCAGAAGACCACCAAACATGGAAATtcctccaccgacaagagtcttACTCtgaaatatgatgatgatgatgatgatgatagggAAGAGTGAGTAAACACATTGGGGAATATTCAAATATAGGTAATCCAAACTAATTATAGACCAAACACTAAAAAGGTATCGAGGAAAATGCTAGGAACGTTTTTTATCAAGATCTTCAGACGCCTGAATTTTTGTAATATGCTTACACTTTTGCACTCGCTTAATAATGTTACTTAGCTAAGGTATGCCATTATTTGACTACAATGATAACTCAGTAATGAACTAACGTATCTATATGAAACATGAGCTTTGCATTTGTGTTCCAAACACTATCAGTATCAGTAATAACGACATAACCTTTATGTAATGACTTTAATACTTTAATGAACGAAATTTTGAACAAAGAAATGAAAGTTTTACGAGTTACGTAATATCATTACTAATGATAGTGTTTGAACTTTGTGAATTGTATTTTGTGAGTTATACATATGTTGTCGATCGGTGATTTACTAACACTGAATAAGTATGTGTACCTGTCATACTAGATACTACATTTTAATATACATAAATTCTACATAACAAAGTAtaggttttgtatttttattgttgacTTTATTATAAGATTTTTGGTACttatttttatattcatattagtATAAAACTCTGTACAGCGCCCAGGAGCCAGATAACACCGATCATAATGACGCTCAGAGTAAGGACCTAACTACAATGAGTTGTGCACCATTCGTCATCACCGAGGTTGCGGACGCAATAAATAGACTAAAGACAAATAAAAGCCCTGGTTCAGACAACATCACCAACGAAGCGATTAAATCGGTCTGTACATTACTGGCTCAACCGTTAACGCACCTTTTCAACCGTATTATCGAAACTCATGAAACACCGTCACAATGGTCTGAGTCAGATATAATACTAATTTATAAAAAGGGAGACCCAGGCGACGTTGCAAATTATAGGCCAATAAGCTTATTGCCATGCATATACAAATTATTCTCGTCTCTCATAAACCAAAGAATAGGCACCACACTAGAAAC carries:
- the LOC134806000 gene encoding luciferin 4-monooxygenase-like isoform X1, which translates into the protein MLNNSLYVYGDQNVQVPAHLSFGKYILERLKEASKSGEVAMENALSGEALTYKDFTQYAVDLSVSLTSLGVKSGHTVGIGSEKRVQFIPTTLAVVFTGAAYTPYDLQSGRAGLKHKLNLTRPKYFICSGLFWKTYGDILQTMDFIEHYICFDEHDDIEISLKTLRTKQTDVTTFEPATVQGQTDTALILYSSGTTGMPKGVQLTHLNCILNSLPKDFEDDSLKTVFLFGEWYHNYDTFMTFKFLSLGRRVVFVDNVTPENLLKSIQRCQVNITMLVPSLVGYLSKAEQVDQYDLSSLNTIYCRSSPLHGKTIEAIKRRFPTLRNLIQGYGMTESGELTSESWGTKGPKVGSVGMASPGITLKVVDPETREILGPNQRGEICLRGPVFMKGYIGIEPSTYLDDQGFFLTGDLGYYDEDKYFYIVDRLKEIMCYDGNKVAPLELETILLLHPSVREAGVVGKLAGDIGEEPTAFVVRQPGACVSEQELVDYVSAEVPPYMQLRGGVVFVPELPRNPRGKILRRRLREMLNNIK
- the LOC134806000 gene encoding luciferin 4-monooxygenase-like isoform X2; this translates as MYNSNYVYGDQNVQVPAHLNFGKYMLERLKKACKSSEVAVENALSGEALTYKDFTQYAVDLSVSLTSLGVKSGHTVGIGSEKRVQFIPTTLAVVFTGAAYTPYDLQSGRAGLKHKLNLTRPKYFICSGLFWKTYGDILQTMDFIEHYICFDEHDDIEISLKTLRTKQTDVTTFEPATVQGQTDTALILYSSGTTGMPKGVQLTHLNCILNSLPKDFEDDSLKTVFLFGEWYHNYDTFMTFKFLSLGRRVVFVDNVTPENLLKSIQRCQVNITMLVPSLVGYLSKAEQVDQYDLSSLNTIYCRSSPLHGKTIEAIKRRFPTLRNLIQGYGMTESGELTSESWGTKGPKVGSVGMASPGITLKVVDPETREILGPNQRGEICLRGPVFMKGYIGIEPSTYLDDQGFFLTGDLGYYDEDKYFYIVDRLKEIMCYDGNKVAPLELETILLLHPSVREAGVVGKLAGDIGEEPTAFVVRQPGACVSEQELVDYVSAEVPPYMQLRGGVVFVPELPRNPRGKILRRRLREMLNNIK